CCGGTTTTTGCAGCGACCCGGCGCTCAGCCGCCCGGCCTGCGATAGCCCTCACACGCCAATTGCGTGATTTCGCCGCTTTCCAGCGCCAGCGCGGTCAGCGCGCCGCCCCAGACACAGCCGCTGTCGAGCCCCCAGACCTGATGTTCCGGCCAGGCCACCTGTCCCAGCGTGGACCAGTGGCCGAAGACGATGCGCTGCCCGCGGCTGGCGCGGCCCGGCATCGCGAACCACGGGATCAGGTCGGTCCGGGCGGCATCCGGCGCCGCCTTGGCGCGTAGCGCCAGGCTGCCATCCGGCCGGCAATAGCGCAGCCGGGTGAAGCAGTTGACGATGAAGCGGCTGCGCGCGTGGCCTTCGAGGCGCTCGTCCCACAGCGAGGGCTCGTTGCCGTACATGTGCCGAAAGAAATCGGCAGCATCGGGTCCCTGCAGCGTCTGCTGTGCCTCACGCGCGAGACGCAGCGCCTGTGGCAGCGTCCATTGCGGCGCCAGCCCGGCATGAAGCATCGACCAGCCCAGGGTTTCGTCCTGCAGCATCAAGGGGCAGGCCGCGAGCCAGTGCAGCAGCTCGTCACGGTCGGGTGCGTCGAGCACGGCCTGAAACGTGTCCTTGCTGTCTGGAGTCTCGGTGCCCGCCGCGCAGGCCAGCAGATGCAGATCGTGATTGCCGAGCACGGCGCGCACGGAATCGCCCAAAGAGCGCACGAAGCGCAGGGTCTTGAGCGAATCGGGGCCGCGATTGACCAGATCCCCGGCCAGCCACAAGCGGTCGGCGGCCGGGTCGAACCGCAGTGTTTCCAGCAGTCTCTGCAGCTCGTCGTGACAAGCCTGAAGATCGCCGATGGCGTAGGTGCTCATTTCGATGTGGGTTCGCTGCTGTATCCTCGGCAGCCGGCGGGTGGGAGAGCGTCGGCGCCGACGGGCGGTGGTCCGTAACGGTGCCAACGGCGGCGACTTGCGCCGAGGCCGACAAGCGGTAGCAAACGGCGCTGTCAGTTGCTTTGACGCCGCAGCGGGGCACGTCGATTATAGGCCTGCGGGTGCAAAGCGCCCATGTTCTCGGGTTTTCTGACAGGAGTCGAACGATGTTGAAGCAAATGAAGCAGTTTCTGCGGGACGAGGAAGGCGCCACCGCGATTGAATATGGTTTGATTGTCGGCCTGATTGCGGTTGTGCTGATCGCGGCCTTTACCTTGCTGGGCACCGACCTGGGCACTTTGTTCACTGATGTTGCCAATAAGGTGCCTGACGTTCCTACGTAAAGTAGGTTCTCAGGTCGTTGCCCGGTGGGCATCGTAGTCGGGCTCTGGGCGGTGGCGATCGGCGTCTTCGACGCCGCCACCGCCCGGATTCCGAACTGGATGGTGCTGCTGGGCCTGGCCGCTGCCGTCTTGACGCTCGCGGTTCAGGGGCACGGCATTCTCGGCGC
This genomic interval from Banduia mediterranea contains the following:
- a CDS encoding symmetrical bis(5'-nucleosyl)-tetraphosphatase; amino-acid sequence: MSTYAIGDLQACHDELQRLLETLRFDPAADRLWLAGDLVNRGPDSLKTLRFVRSLGDSVRAVLGNHDLHLLACAAGTETPDSKDTFQAVLDAPDRDELLHWLAACPLMLQDETLGWSMLHAGLAPQWTLPQALRLAREAQQTLQGPDAADFFRHMYGNEPSLWDERLEGHARSRFIVNCFTRLRYCRPDGSLALRAKAAPDAARTDLIPWFAMPGRASRGQRIVFGHWSTLGQVAWPEHQVWGLDSGCVWGGALTALALESGEITQLACEGYRRPGG
- a CDS encoding Flp family type IVb pilin; translated protein: MLKQMKQFLRDEEGATAIEYGLIVGLIAVVLIAAFTLLGTDLGTLFTDVANKVPDVPT